From the genome of Mugil cephalus isolate CIBA_MC_2020 chromosome 2, CIBA_Mcephalus_1.1, whole genome shotgun sequence, one region includes:
- the soul5l gene encoding endochitinase A, whose amino-acid sequence MDFLSAFAVLALVVSAEGSVGPSTNCSFCTESKECLEYELVCKTDEYEVRHYSPTRWISTDAEAYFMGVGAAMAFRRLFQYITGANDAGIQMEMTAPVLVKIPEETKMWDPAIYTLNFPLPAAYQDKPPAPTNDKLYFTEMPDMDVYVRSYGGWMLSVTSRLHAHLLTKELERVRAPYNHSFHFGVGYDSPLKLLNRHNEVWYVAEGEPVCTDPQEPTPAHTPRPTPTHLPADLPSDPLPHTLSDSPDSPSLPPPTNMSSNATSNSSSQLPSDTTSLPPSDAPPSPSSGLTVEPASSHPPTAGHILLDLATNSSEPLSVSPSLEPQSDAALQNSTAHISVVTQADSDPAVEPDSAHEQQSDSV is encoded by the exons AT GGATTTTCTCTCAGCCTTTGCGGTCTTGGCCCTAGTGGTCTCAGctgaagggagtgttgg ACCGAGTACCAACTGCAGCTTCTGCACAGAGTCAAAGGAGTGTCTTGAATATGAGCTGGTCTGTAAAACAGATGAGTACGAA GTGCGCCACTACAGCCCCACACGCTGGATCTCAACAGACGCCGAAGCATATTTTATGGGAGTGGGTGCAGCCATGGCTTTCAGGAGACTTTTCCAGTACATCACCGGAGCCAACGACGCAG GCATCCAGATGGAGATGACCGCCCCTGTCCTTGTCAAGATCCCAGAGGAGACCAAGATGTGGGATCCGGCCATCTACACGCTCAACTTCCCGCTTCCTGCAGCCTATCAGGACAAGCCGCCCGCACCCACTAACGACAAG CTGTATTTCACCGAGATGCCGGACATGGATGTGTACGTGAGGAGCTACGGAGGCTGGATGCTGTCGGTCACCTCCAGGCTTCACGCCCACCTGCTGAccaaagagctggagagagTCCGAGCCCCCTACAACCACAGCTTTCACTTTGGAGTTGGCTATGACAG tcCCTTGAAGCTGCTGAACAGGCACAATGAGGTGTGGTATGTGGCCGAGGGAGAGCCCGTTTGCACCGATCCACAGGAGCCAACTCCTGCCCACACTCCCCGGCCGACTCCGACCCACCTGCCCGCCGACCTCCCCTCCGACCCTCTCCCCCACACCCTCTCCGATTCCCCCGACTCCCCGTCACTGCCTCCTCCCACTAACATGTCCTCGAACGCGACGTCCAACTCCTCCTCGCAGCTTCCTTCTgacaccacctccctccctccatccgaCGCTCCGCCCAGCCCGTCGTCCGGCCTGACCGTAGAACCCGCGTCCAGCCACCCGCCGACCGCTGGCCACATCCTCCTGGACCTCGCCACCAACTCCTCCGAACCCCTGTCCGTGAGTCCGTCTCTGGAGCCACAGTCCGATGCTGCCCTGCAGAACAGCACAGCCCACATCTCTGTGGTCACACAAGCTGACAGCGACCCTGCGGTCGAGCCAGATAGTGCTCACGAGCAACAGTCAGATTCAGTTTAA